A stretch of the Paenibacillus dendritiformis genome encodes the following:
- the ytvI gene encoding sporulation integral membrane protein YtvI, whose amino-acid sequence MPLFNVTLVHRIFRGLWVTIVTLGIIFLFYYGFPIIYPFLIAWLLAYMMNPLVRFLERRWRFPRWIAVASSILLFASIIGFAIFVFTTKIVAESWHIVSLVQEQIAEWRNWLNDYYHSAEFQALLTDLNETLTSIDLQSSLSKYTSAIATTGSALVAYLFNFIKATVLFLPKLAVITVIIMVATYLISRQWNTLAAASKQMVPERVRTSLGAVIGDLQHAIFGYVKGHIILSSITALVFFLGLLVLGVEYAFTIAIIGGIVDLIPLIGIPAIVVPWAVFSFFEGNLFLGTGLLVLWPIILVTRHALEPKVYGASIGLNPLLLLIFLFAGLHLFGVIGIFVGIIALVILTALQRAHVFRDIWRYIMTGSFFPAAPPAPK is encoded by the coding sequence ATGCCATTATTCAATGTCACACTGGTTCATCGCATTTTTCGCGGGCTATGGGTAACCATCGTTACGCTCGGGATTATTTTTCTCTTCTATTATGGCTTCCCGATTATTTATCCGTTCTTGATCGCCTGGCTGCTGGCCTATATGATGAATCCGCTCGTACGGTTTTTGGAGAGGAGATGGAGGTTCCCGCGCTGGATCGCCGTAGCCTCCTCCATTCTGCTGTTCGCATCGATTATCGGGTTCGCGATCTTCGTCTTCACGACCAAGATCGTGGCAGAATCCTGGCATATCGTCAGCCTCGTGCAGGAGCAGATCGCGGAGTGGAGGAATTGGCTGAATGACTACTATCATTCCGCTGAATTCCAGGCGCTCCTGACCGATCTGAATGAGACGCTGACATCGATCGACTTGCAATCGTCGCTCTCGAAATACACGAGCGCGATCGCGACGACCGGCTCGGCCCTCGTCGCCTATTTATTCAACTTTATTAAAGCGACCGTGCTGTTCCTGCCCAAACTGGCGGTCATCACTGTCATTATTATGGTCGCTACCTATCTGATCAGCAGACAGTGGAATACGCTGGCGGCCGCGAGCAAGCAGATGGTGCCCGAACGGGTGCGCACCTCCCTTGGCGCCGTCATCGGCGATCTGCAGCATGCCATTTTCGGATATGTAAAGGGCCATATTATTTTATCCAGCATAACCGCACTCGTCTTTTTCCTCGGGCTGCTTGTTCTTGGCGTCGAGTACGCCTTCACGATCGCCATTATCGGCGGCATCGTTGATCTGATTCCGCTCATCGGCATCCCAGCCATTGTCGTCCCATGGGCCGTGTTCTCCTTCTTCGAAGGCAACCTGTTCCTGGGCACCGGTCTTCTGGTGCTGTGGCCGATCATCCTTGTCACGCGGCACGCCCTGGAACCGAAGGTGTACGGGGCCAGCATCGGACTGAACCCGCTCCTGCTGTTAATCTTTTTGTTCGCGGGACTTCACCTGTTCGGAGTGATCGGCATTTTCGTCGGCATCATCGCCCTCGTCATACTGACGGCGCTGCAGCGGGCTCATGTATTCCGCGATATCTGGCGGTATATTATGACCGGCTCCTTCTTCCCGGCCGCGCCTCCGGCACCTAAATAA
- the mdh gene encoding malate dehydrogenase: MAIRRNKITVVGAGFTGATTALMLAQKELGDVVLVDIPQLENPTKGKALDMLEASPVQGFDSQITGTSNYEDTKDSDIVIITAGVARKPGMSRDDLVNTNAGIVKSVCENVKTYCPNAYVIILSNPVDAMTYAAFKTLGFPKNRVIGQSGVLDTARYCTFIAQELNVSVEDVRGVVLGGHGDDMVPLVRYTNVGGVPIEKLIPKERIDAIVQRTRVGGGEIVNLLGNGSAYYAPAASLVQMTEAILKDKKRILPVIAYLEGEYGYDQLFMGVLAVLGGDGIEKVIEIDLTTEERAALDKSAESVRNVIKVVSG; the protein is encoded by the coding sequence ATGGCTATTCGGCGCAACAAGATTACGGTAGTCGGTGCAGGATTTACCGGCGCCACCACTGCCTTGATGCTTGCCCAAAAGGAGCTTGGAGACGTTGTATTGGTGGATATCCCCCAGCTCGAGAATCCGACCAAGGGGAAGGCGCTTGACATGCTGGAAGCAAGCCCGGTGCAAGGGTTCGATAGCCAGATTACAGGCACCTCCAATTATGAAGATACGAAGGATTCCGACATCGTCATCATTACGGCGGGCGTTGCGCGCAAGCCGGGCATGAGCCGCGACGATCTCGTCAACACGAATGCCGGCATTGTCAAGTCCGTTTGCGAAAATGTGAAAACGTATTGCCCCAATGCTTACGTCATCATTTTGAGCAATCCGGTCGATGCGATGACCTATGCGGCATTCAAGACGCTCGGATTCCCGAAGAACCGCGTCATCGGCCAATCCGGCGTGCTCGACACGGCACGTTACTGCACGTTCATCGCGCAGGAATTGAACGTGTCGGTGGAAGATGTGCGCGGGGTCGTGCTGGGCGGACATGGCGACGACATGGTGCCGCTCGTTCGGTACACGAATGTCGGCGGCGTGCCGATCGAGAAGCTGATTCCGAAGGAGCGCATTGACGCGATCGTGCAGCGCACCCGCGTCGGCGGAGGCGAGATCGTGAATCTGCTTGGCAACGGCAGCGCCTACTATGCGCCGGCGGCTTCGCTGGTTCAGATGACCGAAGCGATTCTGAAGGACAAGAAGCGCATTCTGCCGGTCATCGCTTACCTGGAAGGCGAATATGGCTACGACCAGCTGTTCATGGGCGTCTTGGCCGTACTGGGCGGCGACGGCATCGAGAAAGTGATCGAGATTGACTTGACGACGGAAGAGCGGGCGGCATTGGACAAATCGGCCGAGTCCGTACGGAATGTTATCAAAGTTGTCTCCGGATAA
- the icd gene encoding NADP-dependent isocitrate dehydrogenase, with amino-acid sequence MVQLEKFELPTEGEKITIQDGKLQVPNHPIIPFIEGDGTGRDIWRASKRVLDAAVENTYKGERKLAWYEVFAGEKAYNTYGEWLPNDTLTAIREYIVAIKGPLTTPIGGGIRSLNVALRQELDLYTCLRPVRYFNGVPSPVKRPELVDMVIFRENTEDIYAGIEYASGTEEVKKVIAFLQQEMGVKKIRFPETSGIGIKPVSSEGSKRLVRAAIEYAIKHKRKSVTLVHKGNIMKFTEGAFKNWGYEVAEQEFPEQTFTWGQYDRIKEAEGVDAANKAQAEAEAAGKIIIKDAIADIALQQVLTRPKDFDVIATLNLNGDYLSDALAAQVGGIGIAPGANINYVTGHAIFEATHGTAPKYADLDVVNPGSVILSGVMLLEHLGWQEAADLIYKGMETAINNKTVTYDFARLMDDATEVKCSQFADHIINHMK; translated from the coding sequence ATGGTTCAATTGGAAAAGTTCGAGTTACCTACTGAAGGCGAGAAAATTACAATTCAAGACGGCAAGCTGCAAGTGCCGAACCATCCGATTATCCCGTTCATCGAAGGCGACGGAACGGGCCGCGATATTTGGCGCGCGTCGAAGCGGGTGCTCGATGCCGCGGTCGAGAATACGTACAAGGGCGAGCGCAAGCTGGCTTGGTACGAGGTGTTCGCGGGCGAGAAGGCCTACAACACATACGGCGAATGGCTGCCGAATGATACGCTGACAGCGATTCGTGAATATATCGTGGCGATCAAGGGACCATTGACGACGCCAATCGGCGGCGGCATCCGTTCCCTGAACGTGGCGCTTCGCCAAGAGCTGGATCTGTATACCTGCCTGCGGCCTGTCCGCTATTTCAACGGCGTCCCGTCTCCGGTCAAGCGTCCGGAATTGGTTGACATGGTTATTTTCCGCGAAAATACCGAGGATATTTATGCCGGCATCGAGTACGCTTCCGGAACGGAAGAAGTGAAGAAAGTGATTGCCTTCCTGCAGCAGGAGATGGGCGTCAAGAAAATCCGCTTCCCTGAGACTTCCGGAATCGGGATCAAGCCGGTCTCTTCCGAAGGCTCGAAGCGCCTCGTGCGCGCGGCGATCGAATACGCGATCAAGCATAAGCGCAAGAGCGTGACGCTCGTTCACAAAGGCAACATTATGAAGTTCACGGAAGGCGCGTTCAAGAACTGGGGCTACGAAGTGGCCGAACAGGAATTCCCTGAGCAGACGTTCACTTGGGGCCAATACGACCGCATCAAGGAAGCGGAAGGCGTAGACGCGGCGAACAAGGCCCAAGCGGAAGCGGAAGCGGCCGGCAAGATCATCATCAAGGACGCCATCGCCGATATCGCGCTGCAGCAAGTGCTGACGCGTCCGAAGGATTTCGACGTCATCGCTACGCTGAACCTGAATGGCGATTACTTGTCCGACGCGTTGGCTGCCCAAGTTGGCGGCATCGGCATTGCGCCTGGAGCGAACATCAACTATGTGACTGGACATGCCATTTTCGAAGCGACGCATGGAACCGCGCCGAAGTACGCCGATCTGGATGTCGTTAATCCGGGCTCCGTTATTCTGTCCGGCGTCATGCTGCTGGAGCATCTCGGCTGGCAGGAAGCTGCCGACCTGATCTACAAAGGCATGGAGACGGCCATCAACAACAAGACCGTAACCTATGATTTTGCCCGTCTGATGGACGACGCAACGGAAGTGAAATGCTCGCAATTCGCTGATCATATCATTAACCATATGAAATAG
- the citZ gene encoding citrate synthase, protein MTATKGLEGIVAAESSISSIIDGTLTYRGYNIDDLADYAAFEEVVYLLWHGKLPNRDELSALQKQFDENAAISPAVIDQMRLYPSNANTMAVLRSAISALALYDELADDMSREANIAKAVKLQAKLPAVVAAYARLRAGKEPVAPQAGRSIAYNFLYMLTGEEPEASAVKAMDKALVLHADHELNASTFAARVTVATLSDIYSGVVSAIGALKGPLHGGANEAVMKMLEEIGSLDRVEDYIQEKLARKEKIMGFGHRVYKNGDPRAKHLQAMSRELGSKCGNLELYNMSVRIEEIVTGQKGLKPNVDFYSASVYTLLGIPRDLFTPIFAVSRVSGWTAHILEQYENNRIIRPRAEYTGPAVQRYVPLADR, encoded by the coding sequence ATGACAGCGACGAAAGGTTTGGAAGGCATTGTTGCAGCGGAATCGTCAATCAGCTCGATTATCGACGGCACGCTGACCTATCGCGGTTACAATATCGACGATTTGGCGGACTACGCGGCCTTTGAAGAGGTCGTGTACTTGCTCTGGCATGGCAAGCTGCCGAACCGTGACGAATTATCTGCATTACAGAAGCAATTCGATGAGAATGCGGCGATTTCTCCCGCCGTCATCGATCAGATGAGATTGTATCCGTCGAACGCCAATACGATGGCTGTTCTCCGCTCCGCGATTTCCGCCCTGGCTCTGTATGACGAGTTGGCAGACGATATGAGCCGGGAGGCGAATATCGCCAAGGCGGTGAAGCTGCAGGCGAAGCTGCCTGCCGTGGTCGCGGCTTATGCACGCCTTCGCGCGGGCAAGGAGCCGGTGGCGCCGCAAGCCGGCCGTTCCATCGCATACAATTTCCTGTATATGCTGACCGGGGAAGAGCCGGAGGCAAGCGCGGTGAAGGCGATGGACAAAGCGCTCGTCCTTCACGCAGATCATGAGTTAAACGCTTCCACGTTCGCCGCCCGCGTCACGGTGGCGACGTTATCCGACATCTATTCCGGCGTCGTGTCGGCTATCGGAGCCTTGAAGGGGCCTCTTCATGGCGGAGCGAACGAAGCCGTCATGAAGATGCTGGAAGAGATTGGATCGCTTGACCGCGTGGAGGATTACATTCAAGAAAAGCTCGCTCGCAAAGAAAAGATCATGGGCTTCGGACACCGCGTCTACAAGAACGGAGATCCGAGAGCGAAGCATCTTCAGGCGATGTCCCGCGAGCTTGGCAGCAAGTGCGGCAATCTCGAGCTGTATAACATGTCGGTGCGCATCGAAGAGATTGTGACCGGTCAGAAGGGGCTCAAGCCGAACGTAGATTTCTATTCGGCATCGGTGTACACGCTGCTTGGCATTCCGCGGGATCTGTTTACTCCAATCTTCGCGGTAAGCCGGGTATCCGGTTGGACGGCTCATATATTGGAGCAGTACGAGAACAACCGGATTATCCGTCCGCGCGCCGAGTATACCGGACCGGCCGTCCAGCGCTACGTTCCGCTTGCGGATCGATAA
- the ytvI gene encoding sporulation integral membrane protein YtvI yields MNHILLKRLWRGSLVLGGSILVCVACYVLLPVMYPFLIAWLIALLLNPIVDWMSESLRFPRWLSVTVSLLLFLLGMMTIAAAVITRIVKEIYTVSLTMDYTLNQWRELFVRFFDSGEVQQFIHLISSIYKDNPNVQDSINRNLADTAQTVTTAITNLITLFLDGIVRLLTSLPNVATIAIVVLLAAFFISKDWLRWRRAVLSWVQEPLRTPAGTIWNDLKGALFGYCRAQFLLISMTMVFVTIGLILLRVEYAITLGLLVGLVDLLPYLGVGAVMVPWIVYSFAIGNTSFGIGLAVLYAIVLVARQVMEPKVLASSLGLDPLIMLMATFAGLKLLGVLGLIAGPVAVVIIAALHRAGIFTDLRNYIMAGRH; encoded by the coding sequence ATGAATCACATACTGTTGAAACGGCTGTGGAGAGGAAGCCTCGTCCTGGGAGGATCCATCCTTGTCTGCGTCGCTTGTTATGTTCTCTTGCCTGTGATGTACCCGTTCTTGATCGCGTGGCTGATCGCTCTCCTGCTGAACCCGATCGTCGATTGGATGAGCGAATCGCTGCGCTTCCCCCGCTGGCTCAGCGTCACGGTGTCGCTGCTTCTGTTCCTGCTCGGAATGATGACGATTGCGGCGGCCGTTATTACGCGTATCGTCAAGGAAATATATACGGTATCGTTAACGATGGATTACACGCTCAATCAATGGCGGGAGCTCTTCGTCCGTTTTTTCGACAGCGGGGAAGTGCAGCAGTTCATCCATTTGATCAGCTCCATCTACAAGGACAATCCAAATGTCCAGGATTCGATCAACCGCAATCTGGCAGATACCGCACAGACCGTAACAACCGCGATTACGAATCTGATCACGCTCTTCCTGGACGGCATCGTCCGGCTGCTGACCAGTCTGCCTAACGTTGCGACCATTGCGATCGTCGTCCTGCTTGCCGCCTTCTTCATCAGCAAGGACTGGCTGCGGTGGCGGCGCGCGGTCCTCTCCTGGGTTCAGGAGCCGCTCCGGACACCTGCCGGCACCATTTGGAACGATCTGAAAGGGGCCTTGTTCGGCTACTGCCGGGCGCAGTTCCTGCTCATCTCCATGACGATGGTCTTCGTCACGATCGGCCTTATTCTGCTCCGGGTCGAGTACGCGATCACCCTCGGGCTGCTGGTCGGCCTCGTCGATCTGCTCCCCTATCTGGGCGTCGGAGCGGTCATGGTGCCCTGGATAGTCTACAGCTTCGCGATCGGCAATACCTCCTTCGGCATTGGACTTGCCGTCCTCTATGCGATTGTCCTCGTCGCCCGTCAGGTGATGGAGCCGAAAGTGCTTGCCTCCAGCCTCGGGCTCGATCCGCTCATCATGCTTATGGCCACCTTTGCCGGTCTCAAGCTGCTCGGCGTACTCGGCCTGATCGCCGGCCCCGTCGCCGTCGTCATCATCGCCGCGCTGCACCGGGCCGGAATCTTCACGGATTTGCGCAACTACATTATGGCCGGAAGACATTGA
- a CDS encoding ClbS/DfsB family four-helix bundle protein, producing the protein MASYEYNSKQELKEAIHAAYLLLDGEFEGIDDREKDCRVPEADRTPAEIIAYQLGWLNLVMGWDKDELAGKPVIMPAPGYKWNQLGPLYQSFYAAYAEHSLTDLRELFRRTERQWLDWIDSLTEEELFVQSVRKWTGDKPNWPMARWIHINSAAPFKTFRTKIRKWKKVQGQA; encoded by the coding sequence ATGGCAAGCTACGAATACAACTCGAAACAAGAACTGAAGGAAGCGATCCATGCCGCTTATCTGCTGCTGGATGGCGAGTTCGAAGGGATTGACGATAGGGAAAAAGACTGCAGGGTGCCCGAAGCCGATCGAACTCCCGCGGAAATCATCGCCTACCAGCTCGGCTGGCTGAACCTTGTTATGGGCTGGGACAAAGATGAACTGGCGGGAAAACCCGTTATCATGCCGGCCCCGGGTTATAAATGGAACCAGCTCGGTCCATTGTATCAATCGTTCTACGCGGCTTACGCCGAGCATTCCTTGACCGATCTCCGGGAATTGTTCCGGCGCACCGAGCGCCAGTGGCTGGACTGGATCGACAGCTTGACCGAGGAAGAGCTGTTCGTACAATCTGTCCGCAAATGGACCGGGGACAAACCGAACTGGCCCATGGCCCGATGGATTCACATCAATTCCGCCGCTCCCTTCAAAACATTCCGGACCAAGATCAGGAAGTGGAAAAAGGTTCAGGGGCAAGCATAG
- a CDS encoding FxsA family protein: MNPIMIGILIVLTLIPALEIYGFLLVSGWIGGWNTFLLILLTSVIGAVIARYEAAQVWGDAQKQLQARQVPGRAVIDGLCILAGGVLLLTPGFFTDIVGFTLVFPLTRPLYRHYLLKWIEKKMKDGSFIYYRRY, translated from the coding sequence ATGAACCCGATCATGATAGGCATACTTATCGTATTGACCTTAATTCCGGCCTTGGAGATATATGGCTTCCTCCTCGTCAGCGGCTGGATAGGAGGGTGGAACACGTTCCTCCTGATCCTTCTGACCAGTGTGATCGGTGCGGTCATCGCGCGCTATGAGGCGGCCCAAGTATGGGGAGATGCCCAGAAGCAGCTTCAAGCGAGACAGGTTCCGGGACGGGCGGTCATTGACGGGCTCTGTATATTGGCGGGCGGCGTACTTCTGCTGACCCCCGGGTTTTTCACGGATATTGTGGGCTTCACGCTCGTGTTTCCGCTGACCCGGCCCCTATACAGGCATTATTTGCTCAAATGGATTGAAAAGAAAATGAAGGACGGCAGCTTCATCTACTATCGCCGGTATTGA
- a CDS encoding acyl-CoA thioesterase has product MSDSGMSPQAAWHGFPLRVRYQETDRMDVVFHGNYVTWFEVGRTEWIRAQGLTYRELEARGLLLPVVDLHLHFMRPAVYDDTVVVFTKLVQRTALRLTFASCVCRAGEGGADEAGWYTEPEGERLVEGETTLAWLNANWRPARIEREAPDVWELLKRACP; this is encoded by the coding sequence ATGAGCGATTCCGGAATGAGCCCGCAAGCTGCGTGGCATGGATTTCCGTTGCGCGTCCGGTATCAGGAGACCGACCGGATGGATGTCGTGTTCCACGGCAATTACGTTACCTGGTTCGAGGTGGGCCGGACCGAATGGATTCGGGCCCAAGGTTTAACCTACCGTGAACTGGAAGCACGGGGGTTGCTGCTGCCGGTCGTCGATCTGCATCTGCATTTTATGCGCCCGGCGGTATACGACGATACGGTGGTCGTATTCACGAAGCTCGTTCAACGGACGGCTCTGCGCCTTACCTTCGCCTCCTGCGTATGCCGCGCAGGCGAGGGGGGTGCCGACGAAGCCGGTTGGTATACCGAGCCGGAGGGCGAGCGCCTCGTCGAAGGCGAGACGACGCTGGCATGGCTGAACGCGAACTGGAGACCGGCCCGGATCGAGCGGGAAGCGCCTGATGTATGGGAGTTGCTGAAGCGGGCGTGCCCTTGA
- the pyk gene encoding pyruvate kinase, with amino-acid sequence MRKTKIVCTIGPSSESLENIKKLIMAGMNVARLNFSHGDFEEHGNRIKNIRQACAELNKTVAILLDTKGPEIRTGKLAVEPIDLVQDEYVTLTTEEILGDKDRISVTYKELPQDVEVGSTILIDDGLIGLSVVDIQGTEIKCKIVNGGTIKSKKGVNVPGVKISLPGITEKDANDIRFGIEQGIDFIAASFVRKASDVMEIRNLLEENKAGHIQIISKIENQEGVDNLDEILEVSDGLMVARGDLGVEIPAEEVPLVQKRMIEKCNLAGKPVITATQMLDSMQRNPRPTRAEASDVANAIFDGTDAIMLSGETAAGKYPVESVLTMSRIAEKAESALEYHELLAKQSSKQQATVTDAISQAVANSALELDAKAIISSTQTGYTARMVSKYRPKAPIIAVTPSEQVMRGLCLSWGVVTVKSEAANSTDEMFDEAVRGGVKTGIVSEGDLVVITAGVPTGCAGSTNLIKISQIGQHRIS; translated from the coding sequence ATGCGTAAAACGAAAATTGTCTGTACGATCGGTCCTTCCAGCGAATCCTTGGAGAACATCAAGAAATTGATTATGGCCGGCATGAATGTCGCCCGTCTGAACTTCTCGCACGGCGACTTCGAAGAGCACGGCAACCGCATCAAAAATATTCGCCAGGCTTGTGCCGAGCTGAACAAGACAGTTGCTATCTTGCTCGATACCAAAGGCCCTGAAATCCGCACGGGAAAATTGGCGGTAGAGCCGATTGACCTCGTTCAGGACGAATATGTTACATTGACCACGGAAGAAATTTTGGGAGACAAGGACCGCATCTCGGTTACATATAAAGAATTGCCGCAAGATGTGGAAGTCGGTTCGACGATTCTAATCGACGACGGTCTGATCGGGCTGTCTGTCGTTGATATTCAAGGCACGGAGATCAAATGTAAAATCGTTAACGGCGGAACCATTAAGAGCAAAAAAGGCGTAAACGTTCCAGGCGTGAAGATTTCCCTGCCGGGCATTACGGAGAAAGACGCAAATGATATCCGCTTCGGGATTGAACAGGGTATCGATTTCATTGCGGCTTCTTTTGTGCGTAAAGCGAGCGACGTCATGGAGATCCGCAACCTGCTCGAAGAGAACAAGGCAGGCCATATCCAGATCATCTCGAAAATCGAGAACCAAGAAGGCGTGGACAACCTCGACGAGATTCTCGAAGTGTCCGACGGCCTGATGGTTGCGCGCGGGGACCTCGGCGTTGAGATTCCGGCCGAAGAAGTGCCGCTCGTTCAGAAGCGCATGATTGAGAAGTGCAACCTGGCCGGCAAGCCGGTCATTACCGCAACGCAAATGCTTGATTCCATGCAGCGCAACCCGCGTCCGACCCGCGCCGAAGCGAGCGACGTAGCGAACGCCATCTTCGACGGCACCGATGCAATCATGCTGTCCGGCGAGACGGCTGCAGGTAAATACCCGGTAGAGTCGGTATTGACGATGTCCCGCATTGCGGAGAAAGCCGAGTCTGCGCTTGAATATCATGAGCTTCTGGCGAAGCAAAGCTCGAAGCAGCAGGCGACCGTAACCGACGCGATCAGCCAAGCGGTAGCGAATTCTGCATTGGAGCTGGATGCAAAGGCCATTATCAGCTCTACACAGACAGGCTATACGGCACGGATGGTATCCAAGTATCGTCCAAAGGCGCCAATCATCGCTGTTACTCCATCGGAGCAAGTCATGCGCGGACTGTGCCTGTCCTGGGGCGTCGTGACCGTCAAGAGCGAAGCGGCTAATTCGACGGACGAGATGTTCGATGAAGCGGTTCGCGGCGGCGTGAAGACGGGTATCGTATCCGAAGGCGACCTCGTCGTCATTACAGCAGGCGTGCCTACCGGCTGCGCAGGCTCCACGAACTTGATCAAGATTAGCCAAATCGGTCAACACCGCATTTCCTAA
- a CDS encoding acetyl-CoA carboxylase carboxyltransferase subunit alpha, with translation MAGELPFEQPLVELKKKIDELKRFGEEKNIDFTEEIARLEQRYAKLAEDIYTTISPSQKMHLARHHQRPTALDFIQHIFTDFIELHGDRLFGDDLAIVGGLARLNGIPVTVIGHQRGKDTKDNIARFFGSPHPEGFRKALRLMQQADKFNRPIITFIDTKGAYPGNTAEERGQSEAIARNLRDMMLLRVPVICVVIGEGGSGGALALGVGNRVLMLENAIYSAISPNGAASILWKDASKADQAAEAMKITADDLKEMDVIEEIIPEPQGGAHKDVEAASAEVKEALVRHLSELLEMSADELREDRYEKFRRIGVFEEQTKVGSTES, from the coding sequence ATGGCGGGTGAGCTTCCGTTCGAGCAGCCTTTGGTAGAGTTGAAGAAGAAAATTGACGAGCTTAAGCGGTTCGGCGAAGAAAAAAACATAGACTTTACTGAAGAGATCGCCCGGTTGGAGCAGCGTTACGCCAAGCTGGCCGAGGACATTTACACCACGATTAGTCCGTCCCAGAAAATGCACTTGGCACGGCATCATCAACGTCCGACCGCGCTTGATTTCATTCAGCATATTTTTACCGATTTCATCGAACTGCATGGAGACCGCCTGTTCGGCGACGATCTCGCGATTGTCGGCGGATTGGCGCGTCTGAACGGCATTCCCGTCACGGTTATCGGCCATCAGCGCGGGAAGGATACGAAGGACAATATTGCCCGCTTTTTCGGCAGCCCCCATCCGGAAGGCTTCCGCAAGGCGCTGCGCCTAATGCAGCAAGCGGACAAGTTCAATCGCCCGATCATTACGTTTATCGACACGAAGGGCGCCTATCCGGGCAATACGGCGGAAGAGCGCGGCCAATCCGAGGCGATCGCCCGCAATTTGCGGGATATGATGCTGCTCCGCGTTCCGGTCATATGTGTCGTTATCGGCGAGGGCGGCAGCGGCGGAGCGTTGGCTCTGGGCGTGGGCAACCGCGTGCTGATGCTTGAAAACGCGATCTATTCCGCCATCTCCCCGAACGGGGCGGCCTCCATTCTGTGGAAGGATGCATCGAAGGCTGATCAGGCGGCGGAAGCGATGAAGATTACGGCAGACGATCTGAAGGAAATGGACGTCATCGAGGAGATCATTCCCGAGCCTCAGGGCGGGGCCCACAAAGACGTGGAGGCCGCTTCAGCCGAAGTCAAAGAAGCGCTTGTCCGCCATCTGTCAGAGCTGCTGGAGATGAGCGCCGATGAACTGCGGGAGGACCGTTACGAGAAATTCCGCCGCATCGGGGTTTTTGAAGAACAAACCAAGGTCGGAAGTACCGAATCATAA
- the accD gene encoding acetyl-CoA carboxylase, carboxyltransferase subunit beta, translating to MFKDLFQKKKYATVPSPIMNDDRPKREIPEGLMNKCPKCGTIQYHKELQKNLKVCSECNHHLRLNAWERIEMTLDEGRFFEYDAEMDSVDPLQFPDYMEKLNLQKAKTGLKEAVVTGEGTIGGFPVVVAVMSFEFFTGSMGSVVGEKVTRAIETAQQKQYPLIIFSTSGGARMQESILSLMQMAKTSAALAKFHEAGGLYISVFTDPTMGGVSASFAMLGDIILAEPGARIGFAGRIVIEQTIRQKLPDEFQTAEFNLKHGQIDLVVPRKDMRQTLIKLIDLHTVKGEVTHGG from the coding sequence GTGTTTAAAGACTTATTTCAAAAGAAAAAGTACGCAACAGTACCTTCGCCGATAATGAACGATGATCGTCCTAAGCGTGAAATACCCGAAGGGTTGATGAACAAATGCCCGAAATGCGGCACGATTCAGTATCATAAAGAATTGCAAAAAAACCTGAAGGTATGCTCGGAATGCAATCATCATCTGCGATTGAATGCGTGGGAACGCATCGAAATGACCTTGGATGAAGGCCGTTTCTTTGAATATGACGCGGAAATGGATTCGGTCGACCCGCTTCAGTTCCCGGATTATATGGAGAAGCTGAATCTTCAAAAAGCAAAGACGGGTTTGAAAGAAGCTGTAGTTACCGGCGAAGGCACCATTGGCGGTTTTCCGGTTGTGGTTGCCGTCATGAGCTTTGAGTTTTTCACGGGAAGCATGGGTTCGGTCGTCGGCGAGAAGGTGACGCGCGCGATCGAGACGGCGCAGCAGAAGCAATATCCTCTGATCATCTTCTCCACCTCCGGGGGAGCGCGGATGCAGGAGAGCATCCTGAGCTTGATGCAGATGGCGAAGACGAGCGCGGCTCTGGCCAAGTTCCACGAGGCCGGCGGTTTGTACATTTCCGTCTTCACCGATCCGACGATGGGCGGCGTATCGGCCAGCTTCGCGATGCTTGGCGACATTATTCTCGCGGAGCCAGGCGCTAGAATCGGCTTTGCCGGGCGGATTGTCATCGAGCAGACGATTCGCCAGAAGCTGCCGGACGAGTTCCAGACGGCGGAATTTAACTTGAAGCACGGACAGATCGATCTGGTCGTCCCGCGCAAGGACATGCGCCAAACATTGATCAAGCTGATTGATCTGCATACCGTGAAAGGAGAGGTGACGCATGGCGGGTGA
- a CDS encoding glutamate decarboxylase, which yields MWTVIYIAPTANLAEKIRIRLTEEGFLVQVRPVHLSKQQFEILVPSGEVEEVQEVLNSILHA from the coding sequence ATGTGGACAGTCATCTACATCGCACCGACTGCCAATTTAGCAGAGAAGATCCGGATCAGATTGACAGAGGAAGGATTTCTCGTTCAGGTTCGACCTGTCCATCTCTCCAAACAACAATTTGAAATCCTGGTACCTTCCGGGGAAGTCGAGGAAGTTCAAGAGGTGCTCAATTCGATTTTGCATGCATGA